The proteins below come from a single Gordonia pseudamarae genomic window:
- a CDS encoding glycosyltransferase family 2 protein, with protein sequence MDKAVPNAAGVSTPRHALPDGPLQPAGDGSEVRVAEALVAHFGRPMVVNAHRRGRSQFLVTITLGDCNEYGNPREPELLRLLVDTLHHEVVAGLIALEVAWVDQDSHSVVALMSAPGAARLRARVGDICRTLTGTSWVLDDGTVHRIVLGAGYSRIGSEVTRQEVDEAVETALGAARRSMARRDLVCLGPQRTRKAWRGLPARLRLPVQILFTLSVSILGPYAVLRLAYSHGVDLSGYAYIGIVIALGFTALLIWAETLCALSRPRLPAMPDIPAPTATAVVAAYLPNEADTIVETLGHVLGQQYPGELQVILAYNTPVDLPVETELRALARKHPELMLLKVEDSTSKAQNVNAALGVAVGEFVGVFDADHHPAPDSFTRAWRWIADGADVVQGHCVIRNGNESYVARAVAVEFEQIYAVSHPGRARLHGFGVFGGSNGFWRTDMLHEVRMRADRLTEDIDASLRSLLRGSTIVSDPDLLSRELAPVTMAALWRQRMRWSQGWFQVSVRQLSSVVTSRTIGMRQRVGMLVLFGWREVNPWVSPMVFGVLLFVLWRDDHLSWATPIFLLTTLYTLSAGPVQLMFAWKLAAPDIRARTKWFAWYLVFAAPLYTEWKNLIARIAQLNELMGDHEWHVTPRGTMRVHKPASAPPRAETADAAEIAHCAETADRAARRADERPAEVAAPDRKSGWDPELAMRIPVLPERKAV encoded by the coding sequence ATGGATAAAGCGGTTCCGAACGCGGCCGGAGTATCGACGCCGCGGCATGCATTGCCGGATGGGCCTCTTCAGCCTGCCGGCGACGGTTCCGAGGTCAGGGTCGCCGAGGCGCTGGTCGCGCATTTCGGGCGTCCGATGGTGGTGAACGCGCACAGGCGGGGCAGATCGCAGTTCCTGGTGACGATCACGCTGGGCGACTGCAACGAGTACGGGAACCCACGAGAGCCCGAATTGCTGAGGCTGCTGGTCGACACGCTGCATCACGAGGTCGTGGCAGGGCTGATCGCCTTGGAGGTGGCCTGGGTCGATCAGGACAGTCACTCGGTGGTCGCCCTCATGAGTGCGCCCGGCGCTGCTCGGCTGCGAGCCCGCGTGGGCGACATCTGCCGGACCCTGACCGGTACGTCCTGGGTGCTCGATGACGGGACGGTGCACCGGATCGTGCTGGGTGCCGGCTATTCGCGGATCGGCAGCGAGGTCACACGGCAGGAGGTCGACGAGGCTGTCGAGACGGCGCTCGGCGCGGCACGGCGTTCGATGGCGCGCCGCGACCTGGTCTGCCTGGGCCCACAGCGTACGCGCAAGGCGTGGCGGGGGCTGCCGGCCCGGCTACGGTTGCCGGTCCAGATTCTCTTCACGCTGTCGGTGAGTATCCTCGGGCCGTACGCCGTCTTGCGTCTCGCGTACTCCCACGGTGTCGATCTGTCCGGCTACGCGTACATCGGCATCGTCATCGCCCTCGGTTTCACGGCCCTACTGATCTGGGCGGAAACGTTGTGCGCGCTGTCTCGGCCCAGGCTTCCCGCGATGCCCGACATTCCGGCACCGACCGCGACGGCGGTGGTGGCCGCCTATCTGCCCAATGAGGCCGACACCATCGTCGAGACTCTCGGGCACGTACTCGGGCAGCAGTACCCCGGCGAGTTGCAGGTGATCCTGGCGTACAACACGCCCGTGGATCTGCCCGTCGAGACGGAGCTTCGGGCGTTGGCGCGCAAGCATCCGGAACTGATGCTCCTCAAGGTCGAGGACAGTACGTCCAAGGCCCAGAACGTCAACGCGGCTCTCGGCGTGGCCGTCGGGGAGTTCGTGGGAGTCTTCGACGCCGACCATCACCCGGCCCCGGATTCGTTCACCCGGGCGTGGCGATGGATAGCCGACGGCGCGGACGTTGTCCAAGGGCACTGTGTGATCCGGAACGGGAACGAATCGTACGTGGCCCGCGCGGTGGCAGTGGAGTTCGAACAGATCTACGCGGTCAGCCACCCGGGGCGCGCGCGGCTCCACGGCTTCGGCGTTTTCGGTGGATCCAACGGATTCTGGCGCACCGATATGCTTCACGAGGTGCGGATGCGGGCAGACCGCCTCACCGAGGACATCGATGCGTCGCTGCGTTCGTTGCTGCGCGGTTCGACGATCGTGAGCGATCCGGACCTGCTCAGCCGCGAACTCGCCCCGGTCACCATGGCCGCGCTGTGGCGGCAGCGAATGCGATGGTCACAGGGCTGGTTTCAGGTTTCGGTACGTCAGTTGTCGTCGGTCGTGACCAGCCGGACGATCGGGATGAGACAACGCGTCGGAATGCTGGTCCTGTTCGGATGGCGGGAGGTGAACCCGTGGGTGTCGCCGATGGTCTTCGGCGTCCTGCTGTTTGTATTGTGGCGTGATGACCACCTGTCGTGGGCGACTCCCATATTTCTGCTCACGACGCTCTACACGCTGTCGGCCGGGCCGGTACAGCTGATGTTCGCCTGGAAGCTGGCCGCACCCGATATCCGTGCGCGCACGAAGTGGTTTGCCTGGTACCTGGTTTTCGCCGCGCCGCTGTACACCGAATGGAAGAACCTGATAGCCCGTATCGCCCAGCTCAATGAACTCATGGGCGACCACGAATGGCACGTCACCCCCCGCGGGACTATGCGTGTTCATAAACCGGCGTCGGCACCACCGCGCGCCGAAACCGCAGACGCTGCCGAAATCGCACACTGTGCCGAGACCGCCGATCGTGCCGCGCGGCGGGCCGACGAGCGCCCGGCGGAGGTGGCGGCACCCGACCGGAAGTCCGGTTGGGACCCCGAACTCGCGATGCGCATCCCGGTGCTGCCCGAACGCAAGGCGGTATGA
- a CDS encoding DUF4878 domain-containing protein: MMLRRPLAAAAIAGAAVLGVAACSDDDSSSATSTTTAVSQTVSESDATTPTSDSDTDTLSELTEQSAQTILRTAVSDETSADDLKKVVDSGNPAVIGTLQAFAKASNAAGYTPEVYTVSKVSVSGDTATATVAVKSPHAPMPVDVELTYAKVDGSWKLSSEAINMLTSFAQQYSR; the protein is encoded by the coding sequence CCTCGCGGCCGCCGCCATCGCCGGTGCCGCCGTCCTGGGTGTTGCCGCGTGCTCGGACGACGACAGTTCGAGTGCCACTTCAACGACGACTGCCGTATCGCAGACCGTTTCCGAATCCGATGCGACCACTCCTACATCCGACAGCGACACGGACACGCTCTCCGAGCTCACCGAGCAGAGCGCGCAGACCATTCTGCGCACCGCCGTATCCGACGAGACGAGTGCCGACGACCTCAAGAAGGTCGTCGACTCCGGCAACCCGGCCGTGATCGGCACGCTGCAGGCTTTCGCCAAGGCATCGAACGCCGCCGGCTACACTCCCGAGGTGTACACCGTGTCCAAGGTGAGCGTCAGCGGCGACACGGCCACCGCAACGGTGGCGGTGAAGAGCCCCCACGCGCCGATGCCGGTGGATGTGGAGCTGACGTACGCCAAGGTCGACGGCTCCTGGAAGCTGAGTTCCGAAGCGATCAACATGCTGACCTCGTTCGCCCAGCAGTACAGTCGCTGA